From the Prochlorococcus marinus str. AS9601 genome, the window AAATATTTCTCTAGTTAATCCTGATTTTATAATTCATCTGCACTTAAATAATAATAAAGCAATTCTCAGTCTTCAAAGCAGCGTTGAAAGCTTACACAAAAGAGGCTATAGACCTGCAATAGGAAATGCTCCATTAAAAGAAAATTTAGCTTCTGGATTGATAAATATGACTCAATGGAATGGCAAAGTTCCATTAATAGATTTTATGTGCGGCTCGGGAACTTTTTTAATTGAGGCAGTCAACCAATACCTTGGAGTTCCTATAAATATTGATCAAGTATATCTTTTTGAGAATTGGTTGGACTTTAGGAAAGATATTTATCTTAATGAAAAAAATAAGGCAAAAAATAAAATTATAAATTATGAAAAATTGCCAACAATAATAGGATGTGAAATTAATAAAAAGGTTTTTGAGCAGGCGAATGTAAACATATCATTAGCTGGACTAGAAAATTATATTGAGCTTATAAATAATGATTTTTTAGCACTCCAATTAAGTTGCACACCTGGGATAATCATATGTAATCCTCCATACGGCAAAAAATTAGGCGATGAAAATGAATTAATTTATTTATATGAACAAATGGGAATCTTCCTAAAGAATAATTTTTCAGGTTGGGAATTTTGGCTGCTAAGTGGAAATCCAAAACTAACAAAATATTTGAAAATGAAATCTTCATTGAAAATTCCTGTTAGTAATGGGGGAATAGATTGTAGATGGATAAAGTATTTAATAAGGTAATTTATTTTTTGCCTAAAACTGCTTTTGTTGTCTTGCCTAAACCCTCTAATGTTTGAGGAAGATATGGTCCTTTGGCTAATTTTCCTCCAAGTTTTAAACTTAAGCCTGCAAGAACTAAATCGATAAATATTATGAGTAATAAATTATATTCAATATTCCAATTATTATATTTTTTTAGAAAAAGGTAGAAAATAATATGGATGCAAATTAGTACTAATAATAATAATGTGCTGCCAATTGCCAAAAATATTCCACCACTAATTAATCTTCTTTTTTCTCTATCTACTTCTTGAAGAGCTATTCTTACATGCAAATCCATAACTGAACTGGCAATCGCTGAAATTCTGGAGGCGGTATTTGCAAAGTTTTTATTTTTTGGTTTTTCCATATTATTTTCTACCACTGTTTAGGAGCGTTCCTATTAGTAAACCAATACCAGCAGCAATAGCAATAGATAATAATGGTTTTTTTCTTATAGGACTTTCTATTTTTGGTCTAAGTGTATTGTTAAGTTCTTCTAATAATTCTTCTAATTGACTTTCTATAGGCTCAATTTTTTCTGATATTTCCCAATTGTTTTCTCTTATTGAATCAATTATTTCAAATAGTTGGCTTTTTATTCTAATTGCTGAGGTTCCACTATGGCTTGCTATTACTTCAACTAAATCGTCAATACTCCCTTTTGTGGCTTCAAGGGTTTGTTGTGCAATGTTAGGCCATTTTTCTTTTATTAAAGGTATTAAACTGTCAATCTTTTCGAGTAACCATTTTTCCGAGAGAACCTCTCTTTCAGGAAGATTAGAGTTATCTTCTTTATCTTCTACTTCTTTGGGAGGATGGTAAGTCTCCATTATTAAACTTAATTTATTTTAAGATTAGACCCTATTTTCTTAATTTGGAACCCTTATCTAAATAATTGTGGGATTTATATAGAATAAAAACATATAAAAGTTTATTTACATTTTATTTATCTACTCTGTTCTGCAAGAAGCTTTTGTTAAGCTATTACTGGAATTATTAAATGAGTTTAAATTTCATCATGGATATTACATTTGCATCATTAATTTTTGCATCTCGCACAATCCCTACAGATTTTGGATTAGTAGCTGCAGCTATCGCTGGAGCTGGAAGTTTGCTATTCATCGCTTTAAGATTTGTTCCTGATGCAGGTAATTAAATAAAAGGGATCATCTTTAAGAAAAAATATCTTTATCTAAACTTTGTTTTGCAAAAAGATTTAATTTATTTATCAACTACATAATGGATAAATGGGTTTTGCTCGAACATGAAGTTTATAATGCTAAGTCTAAAGATATTCATTATGATTTTCTTGTTGAAAATGGAATAGATTGTTTAACTTGGAAATTTTTAAAACTACCTTTATTAAATCAAGCTTCTATAGAAATTTCTAAGCAGCCAAATCATAGACTTATATGGCTTTCCAGGATAGAACATGAACTTTCTGATAATAGAGGTTTTGTAAAAAGAATTGATCATGGAATATTTAAAAACGTTTCTACAGACTTGGACTGTGAAAATTATCGATTCATTTTGGATGGTGAACTTCTTTATGGCTTGTTTGAAATTTCGGCTAATTCTTGTAGATTGAGCAAAAGTTATTAATATTTATTTATAAATAAACGTAATATTCCTATTGAGAATTTTTGCAAATTAGTTATTCTTATTTAGCTATTGAGACTTGAGATTGGTACATATCAATCAGGTCGAGTTTGAAAATTTTAAATCTTTTGGGGGAAATGTAAAAATACCTCTTGAAGAAGGTTTTACGGTGGTTACGGGTCCTAACGGTTCTGGGAAAAGTAATATTTTAGATGGAATTTTATTTTGTTTAGGTCTAGCTAATAGTAGAGGTATGAGGGCTGAAAGATTACCTGATCTAATAAATAACTCCAAAGTTAAAGAGGGTAAGTCATCAGAAACATCTGTATCGGTAAAATTTAATATTCAAGATTGGTCTCCCAGAGAGGACCTTCCGCCTTTGGAACTAGAAGAAGAAGAAATCGCCCTTAATAAAGGTCAAAAAGAATGGTTAGTTTCTAGAAAATTAAGGCTTATGCCAGGTGGTTCTTATGCTTCTACTTATACTTCTGATGGAAAACAATGTACCTTGCAACAAATACAGAGAATATTAAGAGATATCAGTGTTGATCCTGAGGGCAGCAATGTTGTTATGCAGGGTGATGTAACAAGAATAGTATCAATGAATAATAAGGAGAGGAGAAATCTTATTGATGAATTAGCAGGAGTAGCACTTTTTGATACAAGAATAGAACAAACTAA encodes:
- a CDS encoding THUMP domain-containing class I SAM-dependent RNA methyltransferase; the encoded protein is MNVVASSPEGLEKSLADEISNLGGFNINTYKRFVNFECDFETFYRVHFYSRLAFRFYREIASFNCYDKQSLYAGVRDSFDWLNWLHFDKTFNVQVTGRTSSLSHTHFTALEVKNSITDLQQAVWNKRSNISLVNPDFIIHLHLNNNKAILSLQSSVESLHKRGYRPAIGNAPLKENLASGLINMTQWNGKVPLIDFMCGSGTFLIEAVNQYLGVPINIDQVYLFENWLDFRKDIYLNEKNKAKNKIINYEKLPTIIGCEINKKVFEQANVNISLAGLENYIELINNDFLALQLSCTPGIIICNPPYGKKLGDENELIYLYEQMGIFLKNNFSGWEFWLLSGNPKLTKYLKMKSSLKIPVSNGGIDCRWIKYLIR
- a CDS encoding phage holin family protein, which gives rise to MEKPKNKNFANTASRISAIASSVMDLHVRIALQEVDREKRRLISGGIFLAIGSTLLLLVLICIHIIFYLFLKKYNNWNIEYNLLLIIFIDLVLAGLSLKLGGKLAKGPYLPQTLEGLGKTTKAVLGKK
- a CDS encoding DUF883 C-terminal domain-containing protein, with translation METYHPPKEVEDKEDNSNLPEREVLSEKWLLEKIDSLIPLIKEKWPNIAQQTLEATKGSIDDLVEVIASHSGTSAIRIKSQLFEIIDSIRENNWEISEKIEPIESQLEELLEELNNTLRPKIESPIRKKPLLSIAIAAGIGLLIGTLLNSGRK